In Chitinophagaceae bacterium, the sequence TCATGTTTCATTATATTATTTTACAAAAATAAATTAAACATTGAATACAAAACATTTTTTTTGAAATTTTCCACAAGTTATTTTTTTTGAATTTTACTTAAAAAAACAAAAAAAAATGTTAGTATTTGTTAATAAATAATTTTATAGCAAAAAACCTTATAATTTTAATGTAGGTGGTTTTAATGTCATGTTTTATAACATTATTTCTAAAAAGTACTTTTGAAACATTTTTAAAGTAAGTATTTTTTTGCAAATTATAAAGAAAAATATTTTATACTATTTTTTTCTTTTTTTTAATATTTTTTCATAAACAAAAAAATATCCTTTCTTATTTAAGAGAGAATTTTTTTAATATTTCTTGATTGTATTTGTGATTATTTCTAAATATTTCATCTTTTTGTTTGAGGAATCCTGTTCTATACAGATTGGCTATTTTTAGAAATTCTTTTTTAGCATACTCTTTTTAGGGGTATTATTTTTTTTGTTGTCTTTAGTAGTGAAATCAAAAAATAATTATAATAATTTCATAACTTAATACATATAAAAATGATATTCAAAAATAAAGTGTCACAAGGATTATTAGATATTATACAAAAAAAGGAGAGAAAAGGTTCTCTTCGTAATGTGCATCACTGCCATTGGGATAGCAACTCTCGCACAAAGTATTTCAATACATTTTATTATGCTCAGTTATTAAGTTCTTCACGCAGTAACTGATACTTCCCCTATTCTTTCTTTTATATATAGCATATAAGTATTCTAAAATTTTTGGTAAGCATTTATCTAAGAAGTTACTATTTTTAATAGTGTACTGGTTTAATTGAATAGTTAATGGGAATATTATTTCGTTTTATTTTTTACTGTTATTCAAAACCTTTACAACAAATTCGACTGGTATTTTTAATTCAAGGGCAATTATGTTTGGGTCTTTGATATACTTAGATAAAGTTACAATGCTATTTTCAATAGTTTTATCTTTTTCTTCTATAGTTTTATCTTTTTCTTCTATAGNNNNNNNNNNNNNNNNNNNNNNNNNNNNNNNNNNNNNNNNNNNNNNNNNNNNNNNNNNNNNNNNNNNNNNNNNNNNNNNNNNNNNNNNNNNNNNNNNNNNATAGTTTTATCTTTTTCTTCTATAGTTTTATCTTTTTCTTCTATAGCTTTATTTTTCTCTTCTATAGCTTTATTTTTCTCTTCTATAGTTTTTTTGTCATCTTCTTTTTGTGAGATTTCACTATTTCTGCTTAAAATATATTTCAGATATTCGTTATAGGCGTGTATATCATCTCCAAATGTGTTTAATTGGTCTAATTTTATTACTGCTTTCTGCAACCCTTTTGCATGAAACTCTTTTTTTACAGTGTTATTCTTAAAAAAATATATCCACTGATCTAGTTCATCATGTATCTGATCGTTGTATTGTTTTAAGCGTATAATCCAGTATTCGGGAAATATCTCTTTCAGTGTTTGGATATTATATTTTTCTTTTTGCTTGTTATCTAAGCTCAATTCACTATGATCATGGATTCCGTAGAAATGATTGTTTCCTCTATATACATAATCAGTTCCTTCGCCTAAATTGGCATAGGCTATGGTGATAGAAATAACTCTTTTTATTGTATCAAATTTTTCTTTTTCTTTGAGATATTCTTTGATAGCAACTGCTGCCCCGAACACAATTCTATGAAAATAATACACTTCGTATGTGTATTGTACTTCTACAATATACATATCTCCTTTTTTGTTCCGAACCTGTATATCTGTTCTTGTGTATTTGTCTTGAGAGTATTCTTTATTAGATTCGGTCTCTATAATTGCGTCTATTTTAATATCTTCTTGTAAAATAGTAGAAAATAATCCTTCTAAAATTTCGAAACTTGATTTTTGACGTAAAATAGATTTCATTGCCCAATCAAATGAAATGAGGGGACGTGTTTCTTCTTTTTTCATTTGTTGTAAAATTATATTTTATTATTATAAGTCGTTTTTTTTATTATTGTAAGTCGTTTTTATAAAATATAAAAAACCTCCTCCTTCTTTTAATAGAAAGAGGAGGTTAAAAAAATTATTTTATGGGTGAGAAGTTTACTTTCTGTGCTTCTGCTTTGTAATTTTTCCACTCGGTTTCAAAAAATACATTTACTTTTTCTAGAGCATCTTTTGTAGCTTTTTCTGCTTGTTCTATGGCAATATCCTGATTTTTATTAGGGGTGTCATAGTATCCTAAGTGATTAAAAGCTCTATAAATTCGCTCTGATGGTAAACGAGGATTATCATAAATTCCGAAGATATCTTCTTTTGTTTTGATAGTTTCTTTCAGTTCTTGAATCCTTTTTTCTAATTTTCCACCTTGTTTTTTTAAGGTATCTCCATTCACGTCTTTACTTTGGGTTTCCGTGAGAGCATTATTTACTTTTCCAATAACATCCTTTGCGTCGTTGAGTTTATCAATAGAGGCTGTGGCTTCTCCCATAATTTTCATTACACGTTCCGCTTTTTGCAGTATTATGTTGAAGTGTTCGGGATTAAAGTTATGTCTTGGGTCGGGTAATACTTTTACTTTGGTAGATACTTCTTTTTTATTAAAAGTAAGAGAGATAGTATATTCTCCTGGGGCTACGGGTACTCCGCTTGGTTCGTCGTCTCCTGGTTTTGGTTTAGGAGAGTCGGGGCTTCTGGTACCTTTTTTATCTAATCCCCAAAAAATACGGTTCATTCCTCCTTCTGTAACTACTTTTGTAAAGGTTCGAATATTATTTCCTTGGGCATCAAAGATTTTCACTTTTACCGAATCGGATTTAATGGTCGTATCTTTTTTAGAAGTATTTTTTACAGAAAAAGTAATCATAGCTCCAAAAGGTCTATCTGCTCCCTGAAACATAGCATCAGCGTGAAAATGTGTTCCTGCGGCTGCTCTGTATGTAAATTGATATGCATCGGGTGCGGGATAAACATAAATCATATCAGATAAAATATTTGTTCCTTTGGTTGCGAGTTCTCGTAGTGGTCTGATATCATCTAAAATCCATGCAGAGCGTCCAAAAGTTCCTATAACTAAGTCATGCTCTCTTGGATGGATTATCATATCATATGTGGATACGGTAGGGTATTCATTTGTCCATTTGGTAAATGTTTTTCCAAAGTCCAAGCTTAGGTAGAGTCCAAATTCTGTTCCTACGAATAAAAGATTTGGTTGAACAGGGTCTTGAGCAGAAGAAAGTACGTAACCGGAAACTTTTTTATCATCTACTAAATTAGTCCATGTTTTTCCAAAATCCTTTGTATAAAAGAGCATGGGTGTCCAGTTTCCTCTTCGGTAGTCATT encodes:
- a CDS encoding PD-(D/E)XK nuclease family transposase, whose protein sequence is MKKEETRPLISFDWAMKSILRQKSSFEILEGLFSTILQEDIKIDAIIETESNKEYSQDKYTRTDIQVRNKKGDMYIVEVQYTYEVYYFHRIVFGAAVAIKEYLKEKEKFDTIKRVISITIAYANLGEGTDYVYRGNNHFYGIHDHSELSLDNKQKEKYNIQTLKEIFPEYWIIRLKQYNDQIHDELDQWIYFFKNNTVKKEFHAKGLQKAVIKLDQLNTFGDDIHAYNEYLKYILSRNSEISQKEDDKKTIEEKNKAIEEKNKAIEEKDKTIEEKDKT